A window of Zonotrichia leucophrys gambelii isolate GWCS_2022_RI chromosome 6, RI_Zleu_2.0, whole genome shotgun sequence genomic DNA:
agctggagagcagccccgtggaaagggacctgggggccCTGGTCAGTGGGAAGTTGACCATGAGCCAGCAGGAATCTgtgtcagaggaggtttaggctggatgtTGGGAAGAGgattttcacccagagggtggccaggcactggaacagaggagtggtcacagcaccaagcctgccaGAGTTCAATAcgtgtttggacaatgctctcaggcacacggtgtgattcttggggctgtcctgtgcagggccaggagctggactcgatgatcttcagaggtcccttccagctgaggatattctatgattctattacATCATGCTTCAGGAGAGAAAAACCCCtttacacattttaaattattgttcCTGTAGAACTTACAATCTTTCTTTAAAGTCTAGTTCACACAACATTACTGCATTATTGGACATGTCACTGAATTAAATATGACTACAGAATTCAATTACCATCAATGGGATCATGAAATACGTTATTTTCATCTGCAAAACTTCTGGTGCCTGAAATATTCCCATAATCAAATATTGGTCCTTCCAACAGGGTCACGATATCTATTCGATTAATTTTTGTCAATACAGAAGTTAAGgcatcagctgaaaaaaaaaaaagcaaaacacatcaGAAAAAGGTTCAGCATTGCAGAACTGTGTGATCATTTTTCTCAATTACATTCAAACTGCATTACTTACAAATTACTGTCATGTCCCAATGCCTTTGGTTCTAGCAAAGCCCAGCATTTGCCTGAGCAGTCATTCAGCTGCCTACTTATTCAACATACACATCTATTATGAGTCTACACTTTCTCCAAGTATAATTACATTACAACACAAAAGGCACAAAGAATAAGGTCAGATAGTTCTTAAAGAACATATTTACTTACTACTGacacaaaatattcttttactGGAGTGTAAAGGGAGAGTAAAAATCCTTTTACCATTCTGTTTTGAGGCAGAATATGCAGTCATGTAGGTAATAATGCATATAAGGCTATTCATGCAGTACATCATGAAATCTCATTTACAGTAATCCTGTTGTGAGAGCACAGTAATACTGGAAATCACTTCTACAGTGAAAGAGATCAAAGGAGACTCAAATGGTGTGTAGGAGTTGGTGGATCAGAGAAGGGTAACGAACACCATTCACACCTCACAAAAATCAACCCCTCTCTTTCAATTTGAGCAATTCAAGTGAAATGTACAGATGATAAACTCATAATCATCAGCACAGAATCAGCGTCTCCATCACTCCTCATAGGAGGAGTTTAGTCTTTTCCTATGACCTGCAAATTAGTGAGACTACCTAAACTTTCCAGGCAGTCATTTCCATGTTCTACATTCCTTGCTATTGGAAAGTTTTGCCTTTTATTGTCTTTACTGGAGCTCAAGTTCATTACCTGTTCTATCAGTTATGGATGTGGAGAACAGATCATTTCCTTCTGCATATATAGTGAATAAATATGACATATTTCTGACTCCTGGTAAAAATGCACCTGAAACTTCTTTTTTCATTGATGGTTTGTGAAGGACATTCATAATGTTTTCTTCAACTTGGCAACAACTGAAATGGGCTATAACTTATAAACAACAAAAGTAACTACTTGAACTTACTTGTAGCATTTTTCCCATCTCTGGTAAcccatttttttaataacatgaAGCTTTGAGCAATAAGAGAATTCGGGTTTTCTACTCGGATTTGATTTATTTCATCCACAGAAAAATTCAGTTCTCTTGCCAGTTctataaagacaaaaaaagcaagcgagaaaagaaaacaaacccaaaaacaccaaagaaagcaaaaatcccTCAATTGTGTTGTCAAGCTTAAAAAAACTAACTTTCATAAAAACTAACATAGGTCACAGAGACATCAACAAAACTCCCTGACACAAACTTTACAGATAACAATGAACATGGCATTATATCCCCATACTTCCTAAGCCTCTCAGCTCCTTGGGAGAACATCCCGACAGGAAAGCCATTCAGctattttctctttgatttaCCGAAAGATCAAGGAATAATTTCCTATTAGGCATCTTTGCCCAGCAACACATTGCACATTTTGGGAAGCTGTGAATTTGGCAGAGCCTGATGCAGTCTTGCTGCGTCTTTTGGTAAAAGAATACCTAAACACATGCAATAGCAAAGACAGATTTCAATATCAAAGCAGAAAAGCTTACCTGTCCAGCTAAGTCCTAGGTGATCAGCTACAATTGCCATCCTTATATCTGTCCGTTCACATGGACTCTGTGGACCTGTGATTTACAATTTCTCAATTAAAAAGGTTTTGCACAGAAAACCACAATACCGGATAATagtttataataaataatagcTTTAATTGACTAAGTTGACAGTGCTTATATTGTTTACTAGAATGGTTGTGTGACCTAATAAcctacaaaacaaaattttttcaCAACTTTTAGATTTTCACCTGTGTAAAGCCAAAATGTAAAACTACATGATGTCGTGTAATGAAACCAAACATGCTGACAATCTATCTGTTAGACTGTAGACAAGTTGTTGAATTACTGGTGAAAACCACCAAGGCCAGATTATTGTCTATTTTCTCTACTTTGACAGAACAAATATACTGTCACAAAAGACATCTTTCAATTTCTGAGTTACATCAATTTCTGAGTTACATGAATGTAGCTTTGGCATGCTTCACTAGCTTTCTACAGTACAGAATTTgtttgaaggaagaaaaaagagaataagaCAGCACATACAGATGACAATGACAGAATGAAAACTACAGTTAAGTCACTCCACAGGCAATCACAACAGTTCATGCACTAGGATCAACAAGTTGAAAGTTTTACAAACTAGGCTTGATCTCCACGAGGTGAGCCATGAGAGCTCCAGAAACCTGACTGCCTTCATTCTCACCAGTCCTCTtactcctcctcctctcacTGTCGGCCTTTTCACTCTTTGATTTTATAGATGCTGCCTCTGTTCTCATGTCTCTAGCAGACTTCGGTGTAATGGAAGGCAGGTAAACTTGAGTAGCTTCTGATAAGGATGTGTTCCTTGATGTACTGTCTTCTTCATCATCAGAGACCTCTGACTGcatctttttctcttcatcaGAAAGACGATCCACAAGCTTTAATGTCTCACCACTAATTCCCTTAAAATATTCAATAGAATGTTTACATACCTCCCTaagctgatttttctttactttaaCTGTTGTCATGGTGACGGAGGTAGATCTTACCTTTACTGGTAATTTAGAAGgaagttgttttggtttttctttctctacctGCTCTTGttttggcagggctggagtTCTTCTAGCTACATTACTCCTATGTGTGTTTTTTACAGGAATCCTAGACCTTGCTTCTAGACAGGGagaagaattattttgttttgctttgtcgGGCTTACTAGCCTCTTTCGCTTTACTCCCTGTATTGCTTTGGAGATTATTTTGGGAAAAGACTTGTTTTACTGAGCTGGCCTTTACAGGAAGCTTTGATTTTCCTCTAGCTCCTACCAACTCTGTTGACTTTTGCTGCTCTCCGTGTGGCTTTTGCTTATCTCTTACTCTGTGTCCTTGTGTTGTCCCTGTACCTTTTCCTGAAGTGCTTTTCGCTTGATTAGCTTTCTGGAGGGAACATTTCGGTTCCAAATGTTCTTTTAGCACTACATTACAGGGAATATCATCTGTAGGGACAGCAGATGAATCCaaattgttgttgttattaaaattatcttttggaaaatcagtgttttctgtttgcCTACAGCTCGTCTGGCTAGAAGCTGAACTCGCAATCACTTCTACAGTTTCATTTTCTAATCCCTCACCACTTGGCATCACAGCTTCTATCTTATCTGTCACTTCTCCAGGGCCATCTTTCTTCAGAGTCATGGTGGaagcagaaattcccattttaattGGTGTGCGCAATTTGGGATCAACTTTGGAAGCGTTTACTGCTGCCGATGATTTCTCCAGGGAGTTACTACCAAGTGTTTGTTCCATGCAATCTCCACTGGCCTGGATGCCGGGCTTATTTTCAACTGCTGTTGTTTCTACTGGTCTCTCTAGGGTTGTTTCTACagtgctgtcccctgcctgtggctgtgtgATGGCAGTGACTGTACTTTTATCCCCTTCCCCCTTGTCCCCTGACTTCCCTTCAGAAGTATGCTCACCAATCTGAAAAAATTGGAGTCTTTCTTCAACAAAATCCCTCTTGCTCATGTCAATTGCACCACTGCGAGTCATCTCAAACATCTTCCCCTCATGAAATGGGAAGGGGTTGGGCTCGCTAGTTGGCGTACTCTCATCTGTTGGAGTTCTGGCTGGTGTGGTGTCAGGTGTTGTTGCTTGAGATCTGTCTTCCACTGCCAGACCAAATGGCTTAGCCTCATCCTCCCTCGATTTAGTCTCAAACACTTCATCGTCACCTCGGTTATTCGACCACGGGTCAAAATCTAGACTCTTGGTGGCCACAGTTTTGAAGGGTGTCGCGAATTCTTCGTCTACTTTGTAACTGAAATACGAGTCAGGAAATACAGTCCTGTCAGGGTGTCTGccttccaaagagaaaaactgtGCCCCTGACTTCTTATCGCTCTTATCTCCAGCTTTGTCAGAAGATGGACCTTTGGAAGGTGTCTTGTCTTCTTCAGGGCCTACCTTGCCTTCCTCCTCAATGACTTCAAGCTTACTCTGGCTAAAGCAGCGATCAGTCTGCTTTAGAATGCCTTCTGTAGTCCATACGTCCTTTTTGGTTTCAACTGCCGGACCTGCAAGTTTAGAATCACTCTCAGTTAAACCATCATCTTCATCTTGCAAATCATAACCGTCCAGAGAGTCAATCTCTGTCGCATCGGTATCATGGGAGAATTCTGCAGTGGTTGCTATGGAACACTCTGTGACAGACTGGTCATTGTTACTCCCATTTTGCACTACATCATTCTGGGGTGAATCAACCCCATTGTCAAACTCATTGGGTTTCCCAGAAGTGGGATGTCCTAACTCTTTCTGTTTCTCAATCTTTTCAGGGGCTTTGGGTTTTGAGGTCTCTTTGTGGTCATCTTCCAGCTCTTTCAGTTTGAACGTATACTTTTTAAGCGGAACGGGCTGATAGAGGGATTCATCATCACTGGAGTCACTGACATCTGCTCCCGGTGGCACAGGAGAAGGTGGCTGCACTCTGATGACAGGTTCAGCCAGCTGGCACTTGTCGTGTTCATCTTGCAAGTTCACTTCAGTCATCTCCATCTCACTCTCAGTGGAATAATGAGGCTTCTTTTCTGATTCACCTTGATCTGCATCCAgtggtggaggaggagggaattCAATATAGGCAACTCTGTTACCTTTGGGTCTTTTGTTAGAGTCCTTATTTATGAGATTAGGTAATGTTTTGTCAATCTGTGGTTCCTCAACCTCTGCCTGTTTCACAGATGTTGTCTTAgcctctgcttcctcctctgaCTCCTCAGACACCTCAGGAATAGGGCTGGGCTTGCCTGGGATATAAGCTATTAGTGAGTCAGGTGTTTTAGATGTAAACTCGTAACTCACTTCCTCTGAACTCGGTGTTTCTGGTGTTAAAGGGCTTTTACCAGAGCTGTCTATAAAGGACACTTGTTCTAGCGTGTCATCCTCTGGACTACCTTGTGGAGAAGGAGGCTGTTTCTGCTGCCTAGCTGTGTAAAATGTCCCCCTCGTCTCTTGTACTGTCTTACTTTCCTGActgacaatttttttaatactacCTTGTTGCACCTCTTTCTCATATTGCTTTCCTACTTGAACAAAACTGACATAAACAGGTAAAgtcttaatttcttttactCCCTCAGTGCTCACTAGCGGTGCAACTTTATTCAAGTAATCACTGGCACCGGGGTCAGCTATGTCACTTGAAGGAAATTCCTTTCCTGGGCTACATTCTAAAGAATCTGGTGATTTGCTAGGGGATAGCTCTGTTTCCTCAGCAGGAGGACTTAGACCTATTGAGCTCTGCTGCTTGGTAACCTTTCTGATTTCTGAATGCTTTACTTTTTCATCTTCCACATAATCAATCTGCCTTTCAACTTTCTCCTGAATCACAGCTGATTGGGATACTTTAGCTGAAAGTTCATAGACACCATCAAGCATGGCTCTCTTCTCCTCAACAATTCTGACTGGGATATGGGACACAgcaatttcttctttccttttggaTACTTTATCAGCCACTTCACCATTACGTTCCCCCTCCCTGACAACAAATTCTCTGTATAAAACCCTTTTTGAGGGGGATTTTACAGTCAGTTCCTTCACTTCTTCCGAATGGATTCCATTTGAGGCCACTTTGTGCTCTGTCACAGTGATAAATTCACTTTTTTGGTCAGTTTTAGATTCAGCATGATCAACATGGTTTTCTTTTACTGTATCTGGAACCAGCACATGTgaaagcttttccttctgcGTTTTATGGTTAGAAGTTCCAGGACTTTCCCACGTCCTATAGATTTTTTTGTCCCAGTGTCCCTTCGCCGTTGAGTCTGAGCCATACACCAGGTCTTTTGCCCGTGGTTCTGAAATGCATTCTGCCACGCCTTTCCTCATCTCAGTTCTTTGTGTGTCTGAAGCACGAGAGTCTTCCACAGCTTTCCCTTTACCTGGAACAAGGTCTTCCTGTATTTTCACCTCTTTCTGTAAAGCTGTGCTCCCATCAATGACCTCTATTTGCTTTGCGTGCTTCTCTCTTGAATAGGACTGATACACTGGTAACTTACtttcttgcaatttttttaCTGGAATTTTGGACTGACCATCcagctttttctcttcttgagTTACGTCCTTACTTCTGGGACTTATACCTTGCTCAAATTTAAGCCTAATGGAACTGAGCTTTGATTGCTTCAGCTGAAATCCAGTCTCAGGCACTCCAGTCTGCTGAGCGCTTCCTTTGTGTTCCATAGTTCGTTTAGAGTCCTCTGCAGGTTGCACATATATCCTTTTTTCAGGACTGCTGGGCAAACTGGATGCTTTCCTTTCATCCACCTTGGGAAAGCACTTCCCATCGTGTGCATACTGCTTCACCTTACTCCAATCATCCCCAGATGATGGCAATTCAGAGAGCAGAACCTTctcggggctgctgctggcagagctctggctaGAATGTATTTCCTTGCCATTTTTtttatgctgctttttctctggAGACTGTAGCTCATCATTCAACTTCTCTGTTTTATCCCGAAAAAACTGGGATACTTCAGTcagtttttcttctgcctctttAACAGTCCTGTCCACCCTGTCTTCATATATCAACTTTTCTCTACCTCTGTCTAATCTGTCCTCAGTAAAGCGCATCCACATTGCATGTTTGTGACTACTAACATCTCCAGTGTAGTGTAACACTGTCACTTTATCATAATGATCCTCCTTAGACATTTTACCTACACCATTTTCAGATACATCTTTATAGATTTTGGAGATAATCTCTTTTTTGGGGGCAGTAGCTACTTTTTCTCTGCATCGTTTATCAGTCCCCTGTAACTCTACACTAAGGGGTAGAGCATGGTCAGTAACTGACTCCTCAGTATCAGAATGAGACACATCTAGCTTTTCTGAAAGAAGCATTTTCTCAGCAAACCTGTAAGACTCCCCTCTTAGTTCTGACAACTCATCATCATGGTATTCTACTGAGTGCTGACTCAAAAGCTTCAGTGTTTTGTAAGAGTCATCAGACATGAGTTGAGCAGAACTAGGGCGACTGTCTTCTTCCTGGGACACGGGAGTGTTAACTCTAGAGGATTCCAGATAAGAAGGAAGTGACTCTTCGGCCGTGAGCTCCTCTTCTTCTTGCTGACCTTGTTCGTCTGAACAAGGAAAAGCATCATGTTTTTCCAACTCTTTTAAGTTAATATCTCCCCGAGGTAAGTCTTTCTGATATAcatacatttctttttctggatgcttttttgtttctctaatAATGACTTCAGTAGGTTCAGCCTGATTACCTTGTTCAATATGGACCTCTATTATTCGCTCCAGTTTGGGTTTCATTTTGCTGTCCTTCTCTGCATGTTGTGGTGAAGTTTCAGCAGACTTGCTAACATCGGGCGTTACTGATGATTTATGTTCAAACAGACCTGCCAGTTCTTTGGAAGGGTCACGTCCAGACTGAAAGGCTTTCATTATGTCATGAACAGACATTGTTTCCTCAATTCTTTCAGAGGTGCTTTCTGTGCACGGAGGTTTATGATAAACCATCCTAGTTGTTGTAGTGATATGAGTTTCTTCTTTTACTCGGACACCTTTACCAAGGACGCACTTATGGTCGTCCTCTTCACTGCCACTGGCTTTCATTTGAAAAGCTTTAACCTTCTCTTTAATGGACCCAGAAGGTTTTTGCTCCAGCTCCATAAATGTAGGGGAAGGTTTTGAAGCTGGTAGCTCCTCTGCCTTCTGCTCTGGAATATCTTCCGAAGATGGTTCGTAGCTGCGGATGACGTGAACTACTTCAGTTCTTGTTTCTGTAATGACAGGAGGGATGGGCACATCATGGAAAAGTGGTTTTGGCCCTGTGCTTTCAGCACTTTGTGGGGCAGAAGGTGTCTTTTCGCTCCTCGTTTCAAAGCCACTGTCAGACAAGGGACTTTTATCTTGATCATGTTGAGAAAAGTCATCTGGAGACTCCAAAATAGTGTCTGTTCCAAAAAAGGAGTCTGCAATTTTACATAACTCCTTTTCCGATGTTGAAGGCCTCATGGAGGCTGGAGGCATTTTAAGTTTATGTTCCTGCAAAGCGATGGCTGGTTTTAAAATGCGCTTTTGTCTCTCTtcaccttcttttttcccctcttcaaaCTTGTACTTTATGTTTGTTAATGAACTGCTACCGATATCATTCGCTAAGTAATCAATAACTTTTGACAAGCTATAATCCTTTTCCGACAtggttttagttttaatttGGACCTTCTCTGGAACAGATATAGGAGGGCTTGTCAAAGCTTGCTGTCTCGCTTCATCAATCTCCTCTGTACTGAACTCTACCCAGTCATCCTCAGACAGGTGTCCTTGATCACTTTTGGGTACTTTAGCCGACCCTTTACTTTCTAAACACACATCCTTTTTCAGAATCTCACTAACTTTTACTAAGTcctcttttactttctcaacAATTTTAAAGGGCTCTTCATCATCAATTCTACCCTCTTTTGGTATGTCAGGTTGGAACGGCTTGTCCTCTGCGACATCTGTCTGCAATATCGCAGTCATTCTTATCAGATCCTCTTTCATTTCAGCAACATCTTTCAGTATCTCCTGACTGGAGGATAAGGAAGATGGTGTGGACAGTTTGAGAGCAGAGGGTGCTAAAAACAAGGATGATTTTATTGGAGATGAAGTTCGAGTAAAGGTAGGCTGCGTGCGCGCCTCTGTAGTCAATGTTTTAATAGGTGACAGTAATGCAGCGGCTGATTTTGTAAGCGAAGACGACTCTGGGAGCTTCTTTAATGCTGGTTCAGACAAAACATTGACTACAGAATATACTGGCACTGTTATTGTTGATGAAGTTACTGATGAGGTAGTTGCAGATATTGACCCAAGGGCTGTGTACAAAGCACCTGCAGGAGGAGTTCTCATTGACTGGAAAGCTGATGGTGCTGAAGACACAAATGACCTGAGTGGAGAAAATGACATTGTTGTAGCTGTTGAAAACACTCTCTCAGCCGTGTCAGCAACTGCGTTAGCAGCACAAGTTGCAGaatgtgcagctgcagagatctTGTCTTGAAAAACACCTGCAGCTTTGGATCCATTTATTAAGTTGGCAGAGGATGGGTATTTCAGAGGTGACACAGACCCATTGAGCAATGGTACATCTGTGTGCCCAGCTACATGTTTTGCTGGCGACGAGAGAGACGAGGCCATCATGACTTTAGTGGATGAAACAGCATCAACTGCTGACTTAGCAGGTGACACCACTGACTTTAGAGGGGACGATAAAAGTGAGGATGCTGATGTGATGACCGATTTAAGCGGCAAGCTCGAAGAGTACATGTTAATGTTGGATTTGGGGGATGCTGGAGGCGTCATGGTTATGGATGATCTCTCCAAGAGAGATCCTGCTGTAGTCACTGGAGATGTCCGAGAGGGGAATGTGGTAGTGGAGGCCAGCCCTTTGAGACTGGCAGCTTCTGTGACTGCGGGAGCTCTGATGAAAGAGCCTGAAGTGACCTGCATGTTGTAGGGAGGCTGCGAGACCACAGTTTTTATTGGCGAAGAGATTGTCCGAAACGATCTAATCGGAGATGCTACATCACTAACAGATTTAACTGAAGACGTGGTAGAAGCTCCTAACGTGGATTTGATTGGAGAAGTAGAAGAAACAGACCATATTGATTTTAATGGGGAAGCTGTAGGAGTGTTAGAGGAAGAGCTTGATAAGGAAGTGAAGCCTGATTTGGTTTGCCCAGGCACTGTAATTGGAGCTGTTGTCCATGACTGATATGGCCGTGTTGAAAAGAATGGCTTGTATGAGTAAGTAGCAGGTAGGGATCTTGTTGCTCCTGCACTCCGTTCAACTGTTTCTTAAATtgttaaattaaaatcaaacataaaaatcaacaaaaatgGTTGAAAAACAGAGAGACCAGAGAAGAAAATTGGTCAGTAAACGTTGTAATATTACAAAAAGC
This region includes:
- the ANK3 gene encoding ankyrin-3 isoform X6, which translates into the protein MSEEAKEKNTKPAHRKKKGKKSDTNASYLRAARAGNLEKALDYLKNGVDINISNQNGLNALHLASKEGHVEVVSELIQRGASVDAATKKGNTALHIASLAGQAEVVKVLVTNRANVNAQSQNGFTPLYMAAQENHLEVVKFLLDNGASQSLATEDGFTPLAVALQQGHDQVVSLLLENDTKGKVRLPALHIAARKDDTKAAALLLQNDHNADVESKMMVNRTTESGFTPLHIAAHYGNINVATLLLNRGAAVDFTARNDITPLHVASKRGNANMVKLLLDRGAKIDAKTRDGLTPLHCGARSGHEQVVEMLLDRGAPILSKTKNGLSPLHMATQGDHLNCVQLLIQHNVPVDDVTNDYLTALHVAAHCGHYKVAKVLLDKKANPNAKALNGFTPLHIACKKNRIKVMELLLKHGASIQAVTESGLTPIHVAAFMGHVNIVSQLMHHGASPNTTNVRGETALHMAARAGQTEVVRYLVQNGAQVEAKAKDDQTPLHISARLGKADIVQQLLQQGASPNAATTSGYTPLHLSAREGHEDVASVLLDHGASLSIITKKGFTPLHVAAKYGKIEVANLLLQKNASPDASGKSGLTPLHVAAHYDNQKVALLLLDQGASPHASAKNGYTPLHIAAKKNQMDIATTLLEYGADANAVTRQGIAPLHLASQDGHVDMVSLLLARSANVSLSNKSGLTPLHLAAQEDRVNVAEVLVNQGAAVDAQTKMGYTPLHVGCHYGNIKIVNFLLQHSAKVNAKTKNGYTPLHQAAQQGHTHIINVLLQHGAAPNELTVNGNTALAIAKRLGYISVVDTLKVVTEETMTTITVTEKHKMNVPETMNEVLDMSDDEVRKANAPEILSDAEYLSDVEEAGEDAMTGDTDKYLGPQDLKELGDDSLPAEGYMGFSLGARSASLRSFSSDRSYTLNRSSYARDSMMIEELLVPAKDQHLTFQREFDSDSLRHYSWAADTLDNVNLVSSPIHSGFLVSFMVDARGGSMRGSRHHGMRIIIPPRKCTAPTRITCRLVKRHKLASPPPMVEGEGLASRLVEMGPAGAQFLGPVIVEIPHFGSMRGKERELIVLRSENGETWKEHQYDSKHEDLTEILNGMDEELDSAEELEKKRICRIVTKDFPQYFAVVSRIKQESNQIGPEGGVLSSTTVPRVQAAFPEGALTKRIRVGLQAQPVPEEIVKKILGNKATFSPIVTVEPRRRKFHKPITMTIPVPPPSGEGVTNGYKGDTTPSLRLLCSITGGTSPAQWEDITGTTPLTFSNDCVSFTTNVSARFWLADCHQVLETVGLATQLYRELICVPYMAKFVIFAKMNDPVESNLRCFCMTDDKVDKTLEQQENFEEVARSKDIEVLEGKPIYVDCYGNLAPLTKGGQQLVFNFYAFKENRLPFSIKVRDTSQEPCGRLSFLKEPKTTKGLPQTAVCNLNITLPAHKKETESDQDDETEKADRRQNFVSLALRKRYSYLTEPGMKTVERSAGATRSLPATYSYKPFFSTRPYQSWTTAPITVPGQTKSGFTSLSSSSSNTPTASPLKSIWSVSSTSPIKSTLGASTTSSVKSVSDVASPIRSFRTISSPIKTVVSQPPYNMQVTSGSFIRAPAVTEAASLKGLASTTTFPSRTSPVTTAGSLLERSSITMTPPASPKSNINMYSSSLPLKSVITSASSLLSSPLKSVVSPAKSAVDAVSSTKVMMASSLSSPAKHVAGHTDVPLLNGSVSPLKYPSSANLINGSKAAGVFQDKISAAAHSATCAANAVADTAERVFSTATTMSFSPLRSFVSSAPSAFQSMRTPPAGALYTALGSISATTSSVTSSTITVPVYSVVNVLSEPALKKLPESSSLTKSAAALLSPIKTLTTEARTQPTFTRTSSPIKSSLFLAPSALKLSTPSSLSSSQEILKDVAEMKEDLIRMTAILQTDVAEDKPFQPDIPKEGRIDDEEPFKIVEKVKEDLVKVSEILKKDVCLESKGSAKVPKSDQGHLSEDDWVEFSTEEIDEARQQALTSPPISVPEKVQIKTKTMSEKDYSLSKVIDYLANDIGSSSLTNIKYKFEEGKKEGEERQKRILKPAIALQEHKLKMPPASMRPSTSEKELCKIADSFFGTDTILESPDDFSQHDQDKSPLSDSGFETRSEKTPSAPQSAESTGPKPLFHDVPIPPVITETRTEVVHVIRSYEPSSEDIPEQKAEELPASKPSPTFMELEQKPSGSIKEKVKAFQMKASGSEEDDHKCVLGKGVRVKEETHITTTTRMVYHKPPCTESTSERIEETMSVHDIMKAFQSGRDPSKELAGLFEHKSSVTPDVSKSAETSPQHAEKDSKMKPKLERIIEVHIEQGNQAEPTEVIIRETKKHPEKEMYVYQKDLPRGDINLKELEKHDAFPCSDEQGQQEEEELTAEESLPSYLESSRVNTPVSQEEDSRPSSAQLMSDDSYKTLKLLSQHSVEYHDDELSELRGESYRFAEKMLLSEKLDVSHSDTEESVTDHALPLSVELQGTDKRCREKVATAPKKEIISKIYKDVSENGVGKMSKEDHYDKVTVLHYTGDVSSHKHAMWMRFTEDRLDRGREKLIYEDRVDRTVKEAEEKLTEVSQFFRDKTEKLNDELQSPEKKQHKKNGKEIHSSQSSASSSPEKVLLSELPSSGDDWSKVKQYAHDGKCFPKVDERKASSLPSSPEKRIYVQPAEDSKRTMEHKGSAQQTGVPETGFQLKQSKLSSIRLKFEQGISPRSKDVTQEEKKLDGQSKIPVKKLQESKLPVYQSYSREKHAKQIEVIDGSTALQKEVKIQEDLVPGKGKAVEDSRASDTQRTEMRKGVAECISEPRAKDLVYGSDSTAKGHWDKKIYRTWESPGTSNHKTQKEKLSHVLVPDTVKENHVDHAESKTDQKSEFITVTEHKVASNGIHSEEVKELTVKSPSKRVLYREFVVREGERNGEVADKVSKRKEEIAVSHIPVRIVEEKRAMLDGVYELSAKVSQSAVIQEKVERQIDYVEDEKVKHSEIRKVTKQQSSIGLSPPAEETELSPSKSPDSLECSPGKEFPSSDIADPGASDYLNKVAPLVSTEGVKEIKTLPVYVSFVQVGKQYEKEVQQGSIKKIVSQESKTVQETRGTFYTARQQKQPPSPQGSPEDDTLEQVSFIDSSGKSPLTPETPSSEEVSYEFTSKTPDSLIAYIPGKPSPIPEVSEESEEEAEAKTTSVKQAEVEEPQIDKTLPNLINKDSNKRPKGNRVAYIEFPPPPPLDADQGESEKKPHYSTESEMEMTEVNLQDEHDKCQLAEPVIRVQPPSPVPPGADVSDSSDDESLYQPVPLKKYTFKLKELEDDHKETSKPKAPEKIEKQKELGHPTSGKPNEFDNGVDSPQNDVVQNGSNNDQSVTECSIATTAEFSHDTDATEIDSLDGYDLQDEDDGLTESDSKLAGPAVETKKDVWTTEGILKQTDRCFSQSKLEVIEEEGKVGPEEDKTPSKGPSSDKAGDKSDKKSGAQFFSLEGRHPDRTVFPDSYFSYKVDEEFATPFKTVATKSLDFDPWSNNRGDDEVFETKSREDEAKPFGLAVEDRSQATTPDTTPARTPTDESTPTSEPNPFPFHEGKMFEMTRSGAIDMSKRDFVEERLQFFQIGEHTSEGKSGDKGEGDKSTVTAITQPQAGDSTVETTLERPVETTAVENKPGIQASGDCMEQTLGSNSLEKSSAAVNASKVDPKLRTPIKMGISASTMTLKKDGPGEVTDKIEAVMPSGEGLENETVEVIASSASSQTSCRQTENTDFPKDNFNNNNNLDSSAVPTDDIPCNVVLKEHLEPKCSLQKANQAKSTSGKGTGTTQGHRVRDKQKPHGEQQKSTELVGARGKSKLPVKASSVKQVFSQNNLQSNTGSKAKEASKPDKAKQNNSSPCLEARSRIPVKNTHRSNVARRTPALPKQEQVEKEKPKQLPSKLPVKVRSTSVTMTTVKVKKNQLREVCKHSIEYFKGISGETLKLVDRLSDEEKKMQSEVSDDEEDSTSRNTSLSEATQVYLPSITPKSARDMRTEAASIKSKSEKADSERRRSKRTGPQSPCERTDIRMAIVADHLGLSWTELARELNFSVDEINQIRVENPNSLIAQSFMLLKKWVTRDGKNATTDALTSVLTKINRIDIVTLLEGPIFDYGNISGTRSFADENNVFHDPIDGYPSIQVELETPTGLRFVPPTPLHQDDFLSDTSSLESPLRTPSRLSDVVVTSQGHVDGTAAAPPVVTEEDTSLDDSRVDFSVPREGTPKDISLGESQLEEVDLKDFPRYLGSYGISKDAKQRQSEETSKRGVRTEQPEREKSGTDEEMTAEKFKSLFEDIHLEEGAESEEMTEERVWSILKGVQQAEREMSSITGWQPDSSSVSEAPTSGRRIGGSLLDRLDESSDQCRDSVTSYVKGEAGKPETNGSLSESTSEAKTKSYIQEALNDVGKHSDKETLKTKSQISTGTDEQTLSSAAYQKSLEETSKPTTEGSKTSVPVSVKKMGWSTSEDGKPRTSIQEEEGAVMSEQKGEEAKNIPGESVTEEQFTDEEGNVITRKITRKVVRRVVIPHERKVGEMQGEAYKVKTKKEVRHVEKKSYS